One genomic region from Arthrobacter pigmenti encodes:
- a CDS encoding FadR/GntR family transcriptional regulator: protein MKLTLAASLVESLRRRIVDGTIPSGEKLPSESLLIAEFGVSRTVVREAISRLHAEGLVYTRRGSGSFALTPPASDESAGGMRRPRTLEERRALLAFRIGFESEAAALAAVHCTPERIAAMDEALAAFNAAGNHAATAMSCDFAFHRAVAEASSNAYFVDAVVSLGPAMIAMPPQRLEAAPDGGQSERLQRVAAEHGAVRNAIAAGDALAAAAAMRLHLTQSRQRLDAESGQGV from the coding sequence ATGAAACTGACCCTGGCCGCCTCCCTGGTGGAAAGCCTCCGGCGCCGCATCGTCGACGGAACCATTCCTTCGGGCGAGAAGCTGCCGAGTGAAAGTTTGCTGATCGCCGAGTTCGGGGTGAGCCGGACGGTGGTTCGCGAGGCGATCTCCCGGCTACACGCTGAGGGACTGGTTTATACGCGGCGGGGCAGCGGCAGTTTTGCCCTGACCCCGCCGGCGTCCGACGAGTCAGCTGGCGGCATGCGGCGTCCACGCACGCTTGAGGAACGGCGGGCGTTGCTGGCGTTCCGGATCGGGTTCGAGTCTGAGGCGGCTGCACTTGCCGCGGTGCATTGCACGCCCGAGCGCATTGCCGCCATGGATGAAGCCCTGGCGGCCTTCAATGCGGCGGGCAACCATGCGGCTACGGCGATGTCCTGCGATTTCGCGTTCCACCGGGCTGTGGCGGAGGCGAGTTCGAACGCGTATTTCGTTGACGCCGTCGTCTCCCTCGGCCCGGCAATGATTGCCATGCCGCCGCAACGGCTCGAGGCAGCCCCCGACGGCGGACAGTCGGAACGGCTGCAACGGGTCGCCGCAGAGCACGGCGCCGTCCGGAATGCGATTGCCGCAGGGGATGCGCTGGCTGCGGCCGCTGCCATGCGCCTGCACCTCACTCAGTCGCGGCAGCGGTTGGATGCGGAGTCCGGCCAGGGCGTGTAG